One stretch of Amycolatopsis sp. NBC_00345 DNA includes these proteins:
- a CDS encoding nuclear transport factor 2 family protein: MGVEVSWDTAAEQPPARVAAYRSMTAVAAGDRDGWLALFAPDALVEDPVGSSMLDETGQGHAGHEGIGAFWDKTIAHVERFEFVIRDSFAAGGEVANVGTITTFLQGGYRVDTDGVFVYRVGDDGLIKSMRAFWEAERAMATARQA, from the coding sequence ATGGGAGTCGAGGTCAGCTGGGACACCGCGGCCGAGCAGCCGCCGGCGCGCGTCGCCGCGTACCGCTCGATGACGGCGGTGGCGGCGGGCGACAGGGACGGCTGGCTGGCGCTGTTCGCGCCCGACGCCCTGGTGGAGGACCCGGTCGGCTCGTCGATGCTCGACGAGACCGGCCAGGGCCACGCCGGGCACGAGGGCATCGGGGCGTTCTGGGACAAGACCATCGCGCACGTCGAGCGCTTCGAGTTCGTCATCCGCGACTCGTTCGCCGCCGGCGGCGAGGTGGCGAACGTCGGCACCATCACCACGTTCCTGCAGGGCGGCTACCGCGTCGACACCGACGGGGTGTTCGTCTACCGCGTCGGCGACGACGGGCTGATCAAGTCCATGCGCGCGTTCTGGGAGGCCGAGCGCGCGATG
- a CDS encoding TIGR03619 family F420-dependent LLM class oxidoreductase translates to MKFSLSIAMNPLDQLGELARAAEEAGFSSIVLPDSLFYSEQVSADYPYTPDGSRFWTADTPWVDPLVATASMGAVTERIEFYTSVLKLGSRNPVLLARQVNSVAALTGGRFGLGLGVGWSPEEFEWCGAPYEKRGKRVDEAIDAMRLILDGGMVEYHGEFFDFDKLQMSPAPPKRVPFYIGGHTEVALRRAARVADGWSSAMMKLDDLRTTIARLKELLAERGRENDPFEYQAVCIDRFGLDGYHEQADAGVTDIITMPWVFEGVGFDAEVGPKLDAIRKFGAEVIAKFEE, encoded by the coding sequence ATGAAGTTCTCCCTGTCGATCGCGATGAACCCCCTCGATCAGCTGGGCGAGCTGGCCCGCGCCGCCGAGGAGGCCGGTTTCTCCTCGATCGTCCTGCCGGACTCGCTGTTCTACTCGGAGCAGGTGTCCGCGGACTATCCGTACACACCCGACGGCAGCCGGTTCTGGACCGCGGACACGCCCTGGGTCGACCCGCTGGTCGCGACGGCGTCGATGGGCGCGGTGACCGAGCGCATCGAGTTCTACACCTCCGTGCTCAAGCTCGGTTCGCGTAACCCGGTGCTGCTCGCCCGCCAGGTGAACTCGGTCGCGGCGCTGACCGGCGGCCGGTTCGGCCTCGGGCTCGGCGTCGGCTGGTCGCCGGAGGAGTTCGAGTGGTGCGGCGCGCCGTACGAGAAGCGCGGCAAGCGCGTGGACGAGGCGATCGACGCGATGCGGCTGATCCTCGACGGCGGCATGGTCGAGTACCACGGCGAGTTCTTCGACTTCGACAAGCTGCAGATGAGCCCGGCGCCGCCGAAGCGGGTGCCGTTCTACATCGGCGGCCACACCGAGGTCGCGCTGCGCCGCGCCGCGCGGGTCGCCGACGGCTGGTCCTCGGCGATGATGAAGCTCGACGACCTGCGCACCACCATCGCGCGGCTCAAGGAGCTGCTCGCCGAACGCGGCCGGGAGAACGACCCGTTCGAGTACCAGGCCGTGTGCATTGACCGGTTCGGCCTCGACGGTTATCACGAGCAGGCCGACGCCGGCGTCACCGACATCATCACGATGCCGTGGGTGTTCGAAGGCGTCGGCTTCGACGCCGAGGTGGGCCCGAAGCTCGACGCGATCCGGAAGTTCGGCGCCGAGGTCATCGCGAAATTCGAGGAGTGA
- a CDS encoding SDR family NAD(P)-dependent oxidoreductase, protein MQVDIRDKVIVITGAAQGLGRTLALGLAAEGARIAVVARSEAKAAGTVEEIVAQVPGAPKPLGVVADVSDEDQVRAAAETVDAHWGRVDALISNAGWMPPAGSMRVLDFEMTDLRRIVDSNLIGCFLVTKHFAPVMIRGGGGRIIYVGSMAGTQTRPGGAPYGATKAGVHLLSNVVHQELAGQGIRTVALAPGLTDTPGMRVAASEEHIARVSATYPGGRVGQSDDIVPFAAFLCSEGASHLSGTLMGIRPITG, encoded by the coding sequence ATGCAGGTGGACATCCGCGACAAGGTCATCGTCATCACCGGCGCGGCCCAGGGCCTGGGCCGCACGCTCGCGCTCGGCCTGGCGGCGGAGGGCGCGCGGATCGCGGTGGTGGCCCGCAGCGAGGCCAAGGCCGCCGGCACCGTCGAGGAGATCGTCGCCCAGGTGCCCGGCGCGCCGAAGCCGCTCGGCGTCGTCGCCGACGTCTCGGACGAGGACCAGGTCCGCGCGGCCGCCGAGACCGTCGACGCGCACTGGGGCCGGGTCGACGCCCTGATCAGCAACGCCGGCTGGATGCCGCCCGCCGGTTCCATGCGGGTGCTGGACTTCGAAATGACGGACCTGCGGCGCATCGTCGACAGCAACCTCATCGGCTGTTTCCTGGTGACCAAGCACTTCGCGCCGGTGATGATCCGGGGCGGCGGGGGCCGGATCATCTACGTCGGCAGCATGGCCGGCACCCAGACCCGCCCCGGCGGCGCCCCGTACGGCGCCACCAAGGCCGGGGTGCACCTGCTGAGCAACGTCGTGCACCAGGAGCTGGCCGGCCAGGGCATCCGCACCGTCGCGCTGGCGCCGGGCCTCACGGACACGCCGGGCATGCGCGTGGCCGCGAGCGAGGAGCACATCGCCAGGGTGAGCGCCACCTACCCGGGTGGCCGCGTCGGACAGTCCGACGACATCGTGCCGTTCGCCGCGTTCCTGTGCAGCGAGGGCGCTTCGCACCTTTCCGGGACGCTGATGGGGATCCGCCCGATCACCGGCTGA
- a CDS encoding TetR/AcrR family transcriptional regulator produces MTTGTTGRREANRARMRARLLTAALKLFGERGYEGTTIDDIAAEADVARQTVLNHYPHKRDFLREWGQDRRDQLLAVTDSDEPARTRLHRYFAALAAMNERERTLTRMLHVSLRHDEVVAHQHPVPDATIDAIRQGQERGELKAGLPPRTVAEVVTAIYGDTLRRWLTEDAPPFDLAGALAERLDLLMDGLATR; encoded by the coding sequence GTGACGACAGGGACGACAGGACGGCGGGAGGCGAACCGGGCCCGGATGCGGGCACGGCTGCTGACGGCCGCGCTGAAGCTGTTCGGCGAGCGCGGCTACGAGGGCACGACCATCGACGACATCGCCGCGGAGGCGGACGTCGCCCGGCAGACGGTGCTCAACCACTACCCGCACAAGCGCGACTTCCTGCGCGAATGGGGCCAGGACCGGCGCGATCAGCTGCTCGCCGTCACCGACTCCGACGAGCCCGCGCGCACCCGGCTGCACCGCTACTTCGCCGCGCTGGCGGCCATGAACGAGCGCGAGCGCACCCTCACGCGGATGCTGCACGTGAGCCTGCGCCACGACGAGGTGGTCGCCCACCAGCACCCGGTGCCGGACGCGACGATCGACGCGATCCGGCAAGGCCAGGAACGCGGCGAGCTCAAGGCGGGGCTCCCGCCGCGCACGGTGGCCGAGGTGGTGACCGCGATCTACGGCGACACCCTCCGCCGCTGGCTCACCGAGGACGCGCCGCCGTTCGACCTGGCCGGCGCGCTGGCGGAACGGCTCGACCTCCTGATGGACGGCCTCGCCACCCGCTGA
- a CDS encoding Fpg/Nei family DNA glycosylase: MPEGHTLHRLARLHKRRYSGAPVEVSSPQGRFADEAARLDGQVFVSAEAYGKHLFHDYGPQGTVHVHLGLYGTFSEVPLPATEPVGQVRMRLVGRTHWADLRGPTRCELLDAAQVDALKARLGPDPLRRDAKPDLAWERISRSRTSVAALLMDQAVLAGVGNVYRAEVLFRHGLAPMVPGRALDRGLWDEMWADLVTLMRHGVRVGRIDTVAPEHMPAAQGRAPREDRHGGEVYVYRRAGMPCLVCGTPVAHQELVGRNLYWCPTCQPA; encoded by the coding sequence ATGCCCGAGGGGCACACGCTCCATCGGCTGGCCCGCCTGCACAAGCGCCGGTACAGCGGCGCGCCGGTCGAAGTGAGCAGCCCTCAGGGCCGGTTCGCGGACGAGGCCGCGCGGCTCGACGGGCAGGTGTTCGTGTCGGCCGAGGCGTACGGCAAGCACCTGTTCCACGACTACGGTCCACAGGGGACAGTGCACGTCCATCTGGGCCTGTACGGCACGTTCAGCGAGGTGCCGCTGCCCGCGACCGAGCCCGTGGGCCAGGTGCGGATGCGGCTCGTCGGCCGGACCCACTGGGCCGACCTTCGCGGGCCCACCCGCTGTGAGCTGCTCGACGCCGCCCAAGTGGACGCACTGAAGGCGCGCCTGGGCCCCGACCCGCTGCGCCGCGACGCGAAGCCCGACCTCGCGTGGGAGCGGATCTCGCGCTCCCGCACGTCGGTGGCCGCGCTGCTGATGGACCAGGCGGTGCTGGCCGGCGTCGGCAACGTCTACCGTGCCGAGGTGCTCTTCCGCCACGGCCTCGCCCCGATGGTCCCCGGCCGCGCCCTCGACCGCGGTCTGTGGGACGAGATGTGGGCCGACCTGGTGACCCTGATGCGCCACGGCGTGCGCGTCGGGCGCATCGACACGGTGGCGCCGGAGCACATGCCCGCCGCGCAGGGCCGCGCCCCGCGCGAGGACCGTCACGGCGGCGAGGTGTACGTCTACCGCCGCGCCGGGATGCCGTGCCTGGTGTGCGGGACACCGGTGGCGCATCAGGAACTGGTGGGGCGCAACCTGTATTGGTGCCCGACCTGCCAGCCCGCTTGA